The nucleotide window GCGCTCGAGATCCTGCAGTTCAAGCTCGACATCCTGTGGTCCATGCTCGATGCGATCGAAAAAGCCTACCCTTGACCTCAGGTGCCACGATGACGACGATTCCCGACAAGCCGCTTCTTTCCCGCCTGTTCCGCATGCAGTGGGAGGAAGCGCAAGGCCAGTATGTCCTGCTGTACCCGGAAGGCATGGTGAAGCTCAACCAGAGCGCGGCCGAGATCCTGAAACGCTGCGACGGCCAGCGCAGCGTACCGGCCATCGTCGACGAGCTGGAACAGGCGTTCAAGGCCAGCGGCCTGGGGGCCGATGTCGATGAATTCCTGCGCACCGCCTGCGCACGTGGCTGGCTGGCCTGAGCCCGCGGCCATGAACGCCCCCGAACCCCGCCAGGCCATCGCGGCGCCACTCTGGCTGCTGGCGGAGCTGACCTATCGCTGCCCCCTCCACTGCGCCTTCTGTTACAACCCTGTCGATTACGCCAGGGACCGCGCGGAACTCTCCACCGAGCAATGGTTCGACGTGATGCGCCAGGCACGCCAGCTCGGTGCCGCGCAGCTAGGGTTTTCGGGCGGCGAGCCACTGGTGCGCGACGACCTCGAACAACTGGTCGGCGAAGGCCGCCGGCTCGGGTTCTACACCAACCTGATCACCTCCGGCATCGGCCTGACCGAAACGCGCCTGGCCCGCATGAAGGAACTCGGGCTGGACCATATCCAGCTGTCGTTCCAGGACTCGACCCGGGAAATCAACGATTTCCTGTCCAGCACCCGGACCTTCGACCTGAAAGCACGGGTAGCCAGGCTGATCAAGCAGTATGACTATCCGATGGTGCTCAATGTCGTGCTGCACCGCTTCAACCTCGACCATGTCGACCGCATCATCGACATGGCCCTGGAGATGGGCGTCGACTACCTGGAACTGGCAAACACGCAGTATTACGGCTGGGGCCTGGTCAACCGGGCACAGTTGATGCCCACGCGCGAGCAACTGCGGCGTGCCGAGGTCGTGGTCAACGACTATCGCTCCCGGATCGGCAACAAGGTGCGGATCCTGTTCGTGGTGCCCGACTATTTCGAGGAGCGCCCCAAGGCATGCATGAACGGCTGGGGTTCCGTCTTCCTCGGCATTGCCCCGGACGGCACCGCCCTGCCCTGCCACGCCGCCCGCTCGCTGCCGGGCATCGCTTTTCCCAACGTTCGTGAATACAGCCTGAAGGACATCTGGTACGCCAGCGGCGCCTTCAATCGCTACCGCGGCGATGCCTGGATGAAGTCACCCTGCCGCGCTTGCCCCGAGAAAGACAAGGATTTCGGTGGCTGCCACTGCCAGGCCTACGCACTGACCGGGGACGCCGCAAATGCCGACCCGGTATGCTCTCGGTCGCCGCGACACGCCGACGTGCATGCCATCGTCATGCAGGCCCAACGGGAACAGGAAGCGACGCGGCAGCAGCAGGTCCAGCCGATCGTGTTCCGCACGGACGCGAACTCGCGCCGCGGCGGGCGCGGGCCGTAGACCAACTACGTGACCGACTGGCGATGGTGGCGGCATTGAAGCAGGCATCGTGGTCGTGAGGCGAGGTCGGGCAGTGCCCGGTTTCGCTACAGGTTTCGCGACGGAATCGGAGCCTGTCCCCGAAGAACATTAAACCGGTGACAGGCTCCGATTCCTTTCGGAAGCTTCCTGAAAACCGGTGACAGGCTCCGATTATGACAGGCTCCAATTATGTTCGAAAGGTTCTCGAAACCGGAGCCTGTCCCCGGCTTCGATAAAGGTTTCGCGGCGAAATCGGAGCCTGTCACCGGTTTCGTTACAGGTTTCGCGGCGAAATCGGAGCCTGTCCCCGGTTTTTTCGACGAAATCGGAGCCTGTCCCCGGTTTTTTCGGTAACAATTTGAATGGTCAAAAGCAAAAAACCCCGCCAGCACACGCTAGCGGGGTTTTTCTATGTAACAGCCTGACGGTAACCTACTTTCACACTGGTTGCAGTAGCGACGTCGGGCAGTGCCCGGCGGAGCAATCGGCGCATTCGACAGCTTGAAGCGGAGCCCGACAGCATGCTGCAATCCATAAGCACAAATGAAAAAAGCCCACCAGATCACTGGTGGGCTTTTCTCGGTATAACAGCCTGACGATAACCTACTTTCACACTGGTTGCAGCACTATCATCGGCGCAAAGTCGTTTCACGGTCCTGTTCGGGATGGGAAGGGGTGGGACCGACTTGCTATGGTCATCAGGCATGACTTGTACGCAGTGCCGTCCCCTGTGGGGCAACGTCACTGCTCAATCCGGAAGAAGTAAAGCGAGGGTAACTCTCATCAAAGAGTAAATGCGAGGAATCATGATTGATTCATAACCGTCAAGGTTATAGGGACAAGCCGTACGGGCAATTAGTATCAGTTAGCTTAATGCATTACTGCACTTCCACACCTGACCTATCAACGTCCTGGTCTCGAACGACCCTTCAAGGAGCTCAAGGCTCCGGGAAATCTCATCTCAAGGCAAGTTTCCCGCTTAGATGCTTTCAGCGGTTATCTCTTCCGAACTTAGCTACCCGGCAATGCCACTGGCGTGACAACCGGTACACCAGAGGTTCGTCCACTCCGGTCCTCTCGTACTAGGAGCAGCCCCCTTCAAATTTCCAACGCCCACGGCAGATAGGGACCAAACTGTCTCACGACGTTTTAAACCCAGCTCACGTACCACTTTAAATGGCGAACAGCCATACCCTTGGGACCGGCTACAGCCCCAGGATGTGATGAGCCGACATCGAGGTGCCAAACTCCCCCGTCGATATGAACTCTTGGGAGGAATCAGCCTGTTATCCCCAGAGTACCTTTTATCCGTTGAGCGATGGCCCTTCCATACAGAACCACCGGATCACTATGTCCTACTTTCGTACCTGCTCGACTTGTCGGTCTCGCAGTTAAGCACGCTTATGCCATTGCACTATTAGCACGATGTCCGACCGTACCTAGCGTACCTTCGAACTCCTCCGTTACACTTTAGGAGGAGACCGCCCCAGTCAAACTGCCTACCATGCACTGTCCCCGATCCGGATAACGGACCAAGGTTAGAACCTCAAACAAACCAGGGTGGTATTTCAAGGTTGGCTCCACGAGAACTGGCGTCCCCGCTTCAAAGCCTCCCACCTATCCTACACAGATTGGTTCAAAGTCCAATGCAAAGCTACAGTAAAGGTTCATGGGGTCTTTCCGTCTAGCCGCGGGTAGATTGCATCATCACAAACACTTCAACTTCGCTGAGTCTCGGGAGGAGACAGTGTGGCCATCGTTACGCCATTCGTGCAGGTCGGAACTTACCCGACAAGGAATTTCGCTACCTTAGGACCGTTATAGTTACGGCCGCCGTTTACTGGGACTTCAATCAAGAGCTTGCACCCCATCATTTAATCTTCCAGCACCGGGCAGGCGTCACACCCTATACGTCCACTTTCGTGTTTGCAGAGTGCTGTGTTTTTATTAAACAGTCGCAGCCACCATTTTATTGCAACCCTGTCACCCTTCTGCAGTAAAGCAGTCAAGCTACTGGGGCGTACCTTTTCCCGAAGTTACGGTACCAATTTGCCGAGTTCCTTCTCCCGAGTTCTCTCAAGCGCCTTAGAATACTCATCTCGCCCACCTGTGTCGGTTTGCGGTACGGTCTCGTATGACTGAAGCTTAGAGGCTTTTCTTGGAACCACTTCCGATTGCTTCGCGCCACATGGGCGCTCGTCCCAGTCCCTTGAATTATGTGCCCGGATTTGCCTAAGCACCTTCTATGAACCAGAAACTGACTATTCCAACAGTCAGACAACCTTCCGCGATCCGTCCCCCCATCGCATCATACGACGGTGCAGGAATATTAACCTGCTTCCCATCAGCTACGCATCTCTGCCTCGCCTTAGGGGCCGACTCACCCTGCTCCGATGAACGTTGAACAGGAAACCTTGGGCTTACGGCGTGCGGGCTTTTCACCCGCATTATCGCTACTCATGTCAGCATTCGCACTTCTGATACCTCCAGCATCCTTTACAAGACACCTTCGCAGGCTTACAGAACGCTCTCCTACCATATGTACAAGTACATATCCGCAGCTTCGGTGACTGGCTTAGCCCCGTTACATCTTCCGCGCAGGACGACTCGATCAGTGAGCTATTACGCTTTCTTTAAATGATGGCTGCTTCTAAGCCAACATCCTGACTGTTTTAGCCTTCCCACTTCGTTTTCCACTTAGCCAATCTTTGGGACCTTAGCTGGCGGTCTGGGTTGTTTCCCTCTTGACACCGGACGTTAGCACCCGATGTCTGTCTCCCAAGCTCGCACTCATCGGTATTCGGAGTTTGCAATGGTTTGGTAAGTCGCGATGACCCCCTAGCCATAACAGTGCTCTACCCCCGATGGTGATACTTGAGGCACTACCTAAATAGTTTTCGGAGAGAACCAGCTATTTCCAAGTTTGTTTAGCCTTTCACCCCTATCCACAGCTCATCCCCTAATTTTTCAACATTAGTGGGTTCGGTCCTCCAGTGCGTGTTACCGCACCTTCAACCTGGCCATGGATAGATCACTTGGTTTCGGGTCTACACCCAGCAACTAACGCCCTGTTCGGACTCGATTTCTCTGCGGCTCCCCTATTCGGTTAACCTCGCTACTGAATGTAAGTCGCTGACCCATTATACAAAAGGTACGCCGTCACGGAACAAGTCCGCTCCGACTGTTTGTATGCACACGGTTTCAGGATCTATTTCACTCCCCTCCCGGGGTTCTTTTCGCCTTTCCCTCACGGTACTGGTTCACTATCGGTCGATTACGAGTATTTAGCCTTGGAGGATGGTCCCCCCATATTCAGACAGGATTTCTCGTGTCCCGCCCTACTTGTCGCATACTTAGTACCACCGGTCTGATTTCGCGTACGGGGCTATCACCCACTATGGCGCCTATTTCCAGAGGCTTCCACTACCAGTCCGACTATCATATGCAGGCTCTTCCCATTTCGCTCGCCACTACTTTGGGAATCTCGGTTGATTTCTTTTCCTGCAGCTACTTAGATGTTTCAGTTCGCCGCGTTCGCTTCACACACCTATGTATTCAGTGAGTGATGACCTATAAGGCCGGGTTTCCCCATTCGGAAATCTTCGGATCAATGCTCGTTTGTCAGCTCCCCGAAGCTTATCGCAGACTTCTACGTCCTTCATCGCCTGTAATCGCCAAGGCATCCACCATGTGCACTTATTCACTTGTCCCTATAACCTTGACGGCTATAGCGCAAGCATTTACTACTGTGTTTGATGAGTTTTTGTATGCGTTCCTTTCGGAACACTACCCTAAGTGTATTCATTGCTGAATACGCTTAATAAAACTTTACTTCTTCCAGATTGTTAAAGAGCGAAACAGCAGTGATCTCTAAAAGATCAAATTTAAACCGCAGGGCTTAGATTTGATTTCTTAACAGAAGCGATGGTGGAGGATGACGGGATCGAACCGACGACCCCCTGCTTGCAAAGCAGGTGCTCTCCCAGCTGAGCTAATCCCCCGTGTTCGTGGTGGGTCTGGTTGGGCTCGAACCAACGACCCCCGCGTTATCAACACGGTGCTCTAACCAGCTGAGCTACAGACCCGCGCGCTTCTACTGTTTCTCTAACAACAGCCGATAAGTGTGAGCGTTTGATGCACGATCTTGCGATCAGTGCCGACTCTAGAAAGGAGGTGATCCAGCCGCACCTTCCGATACGGCTACCTTGTTACGACTTCACCCCAGTCACGAATCCTACCGTGGTAAGCGCCCTCCTTGCGGTTAAGCTACCTACTTCTGGTAAAACCCGCTCCCATGGTGTGACGGGCGGTGTGTACAAGACCCGGGAACGTATTCACCGCGACATGCTGATCCGCGATTACTAGCGATTCCAACTTCATGCAGTCGAGTTGCAGACTACAATCCGGACTACGATACACTTTCTGGGATTAGCTCCCCCTCGCGGGTTGGCGGCCCTCTGTATGTACCATTGTATGACGTGTGAAGCCCTACCCATAAGGGCCATGAGGACTTGACGTCATCCCCACCTTCCTCCGGTTTGTCACCGGCAGTCTCATTAGAGTGCCCTTTCGTAGCAACTAATGACAAGGGTTGCGCTCGTTGCGGGACTTAACCCAACATCTCACGACACGAGCTGACGACAGCCATGCAGCACCTGTGTTCAGGTTCCCTTTCGGGCACTCCCAGATCTCTCCAGGATTCCTGACATGTCAAGGGTAGGTAAGGTTTTTCGCGTTGCATCGAATTAATCCACATCATCCACCGCTTGTGCGGGTCCCCGTCAATTCCTTTGAGTTTTAATCTTGCGACCGTACTCCCCAGGCGGTCTACTTCACGCGTTAGCTGCGTTACTAAGTCAATTAAGACCCAACAACTAGTAGACATCGTTTAGGGCGTGGACTACCAGGGTATCTAATCCTGTTTGCTCCCCACGCTTTCGTGCATGAGCGTCAGTCTTGACCCAGGGGGCTGCCTTCGCCATCGGTGTTCCTCCACATCTCTACGCATTTCACTGCTACACGTGGAATTCTACCCCCCTCTGCCAAACTCTAGCCTTGCAGTCTCCATCGCCATTCCCAGGTTAAGCCCGGGGATTTCACGACAGACTTACAAAACCGCCTGCGCACGCTTTACGCCCAG belongs to Pseudoduganella albidiflava and includes:
- the pqqE gene encoding pyrroloquinoline quinone biosynthesis protein PqqE, producing MNAPEPRQAIAAPLWLLAELTYRCPLHCAFCYNPVDYARDRAELSTEQWFDVMRQARQLGAAQLGFSGGEPLVRDDLEQLVGEGRRLGFYTNLITSGIGLTETRLARMKELGLDHIQLSFQDSTREINDFLSSTRTFDLKARVARLIKQYDYPMVLNVVLHRFNLDHVDRIIDMALEMGVDYLELANTQYYGWGLVNRAQLMPTREQLRRAEVVVNDYRSRIGNKVRILFVVPDYFEERPKACMNGWGSVFLGIAPDGTALPCHAARSLPGIAFPNVREYSLKDIWYASGAFNRYRGDAWMKSPCRACPEKDKDFGGCHCQAYALTGDAANADPVCSRSPRHADVHAIVMQAQREQEATRQQQVQPIVFRTDANSRRGGRGP
- the pqqD gene encoding pyrroloquinoline quinone biosynthesis peptide chaperone PqqD, which gives rise to MTTIPDKPLLSRLFRMQWEEAQGQYVLLYPEGMVKLNQSAAEILKRCDGQRSVPAIVDELEQAFKASGLGADVDEFLRTACARGWLA